From a single Phycisphaerales bacterium genomic region:
- a CDS encoding hemolysin III family protein: MTRALLSAAQVLQLPGFYEPFSSMSHLLGAALFFVLGVVLILRGRGQRARLISLGVYAFSAMLLMAMSGVYHMMTEGGPAREVMARLDHCAIFVLIAGTFTPTHIILLRGWRRWAPLAFIWTAAIVAITFKAIFFSGFSDWFGTGLYLLMGWFGALSGWLIARQYGWAMLRPLMWGAIAYTVGGVAELLQWPTFVPGVIESHEVFHIAVLAGALFHWQFIASFAGGAPEPSTDRARDGEPDGGPALAMSAR; this comes from the coding sequence ATGACCAGAGCACTTCTCTCAGCCGCCCAGGTCCTCCAACTGCCCGGCTTCTACGAACCGTTCAGCTCCATGAGCCACCTGCTCGGCGCCGCTCTGTTCTTCGTCCTTGGCGTCGTGCTCATCCTGCGCGGCCGCGGCCAGCGGGCTCGGCTCATCTCCCTTGGCGTCTACGCCTTTTCCGCCATGCTGCTCATGGCTATGAGCGGCGTGTATCACATGATGACGGAAGGCGGCCCCGCTCGGGAGGTCATGGCCCGGCTCGACCACTGCGCGATCTTCGTGCTCATTGCCGGCACCTTCACCCCTACGCACATCATCCTGCTGCGCGGCTGGCGGCGCTGGGCGCCGCTGGCGTTCATCTGGACTGCGGCCATCGTCGCCATCACTTTCAAGGCCATTTTCTTCAGCGGATTCTCCGACTGGTTCGGCACTGGGCTGTACCTGCTCATGGGCTGGTTCGGCGCCCTCTCGGGTTGGCTCATCGCCCGCCAGTACGGCTGGGCCATGCTCCGACCCCTGATGTGGGGCGCGATCGCCTACACCGTGGGCGGCGTGGCTGAACTGCTGCAATGGCCCACGTTTGTGCCCGGCGTCATCGAGAGCCACGAGGTGTTCCACATCGCCGTCCTCGCCGGCGCGCTCTTCCACTGGCAGTTCATAGCGAGCTTTGCCGGCGGCGCGCCGGAGCCATCGACTGACCGCGCCCGGGACGGCGAGCCGGACGGCGGTCCCGCCCTGGCCATGTCTGCACGCTGA
- a CDS encoding DEAD/DEAH box helicase gives MKFAALGLAEPIVRAVAAEGYAAPTPIQSQAIPDVIAGRDLLGCARTGTGKTGAFAMPILHRLAAAERSGQPEGGQGHGHRRGRDRNRGHADRAVRLPRALILAPTRELASQIVESFRTYGRHLPLRSAAIFGGVSQHGQVRALRGGVDVLTATPGRLLDLIQQGLVDLSRIEIFVLDEADRMLDMGFINDIRKIIERLPRERQSLLFSATMPAEIRRLADTMLNEPVFVQVDPADSTAVSISQSVYHVSRANKPALLERLLRGGGMDRTLVFTRTKHGADKVVRLLARGGINAAAIHGNKSQNARTHALNGFKNGRSAVLVATDIASRGIDVDEITHVVNYDLPNLPESYVHRIGRTARAGASGTAVSFCDQEELGDLKAIERLIRQQLDVSADHADLTQAPPTHQPADSEERRSSQSQRGRRFGSKSGPAQHGGGSKAARSRGPRRRRTSRSGASR, from the coding sequence ATGAAGTTTGCAGCACTGGGGCTCGCTGAGCCCATCGTCCGCGCCGTCGCCGCCGAAGGCTACGCCGCGCCCACTCCCATCCAATCCCAAGCCATTCCCGACGTCATCGCCGGCCGCGACCTGCTCGGCTGCGCCCGCACTGGCACCGGCAAGACCGGCGCTTTTGCCATGCCGATTCTGCACCGGCTCGCGGCGGCGGAGCGATCCGGACAGCCCGAAGGCGGCCAGGGCCACGGTCATCGCCGGGGTCGTGACAGAAACCGCGGCCACGCGGACCGGGCGGTCCGCCTGCCGCGCGCCCTGATCCTGGCGCCGACGCGCGAACTCGCCTCGCAGATCGTCGAGAGCTTCCGCACCTACGGCCGCCATCTGCCGCTTCGCAGCGCTGCGATCTTCGGCGGCGTGAGCCAGCACGGCCAGGTCCGCGCCCTGCGGGGAGGCGTCGATGTCCTCACCGCCACCCCCGGCCGCCTGCTCGATCTCATTCAGCAGGGCCTGGTTGACCTCAGCCGAATCGAAATCTTCGTCCTCGACGAAGCCGACCGCATGCTCGACATGGGGTTCATCAACGACATCCGCAAGATCATCGAGCGCCTGCCGCGCGAGCGTCAGTCGCTGCTGTTCTCGGCGACGATGCCGGCCGAAATCCGCCGCCTCGCCGACACGATGCTCAACGAGCCGGTGTTCGTGCAGGTGGATCCCGCCGATTCGACTGCCGTCTCCATCTCGCAGTCCGTCTATCACGTCAGCCGCGCCAACAAGCCGGCGCTGCTCGAGCGACTGCTGCGAGGCGGCGGGATGGACCGCACGCTGGTGTTCACGCGCACCAAGCACGGGGCCGACAAGGTCGTCCGCCTGCTCGCGCGCGGCGGAATCAACGCCGCCGCCATCCACGGCAACAAGAGCCAGAACGCCCGTACGCACGCGCTCAACGGGTTCAAGAACGGCCGCTCGGCGGTGCTCGTGGCGACCGACATCGCCTCGCGCGGCATCGACGTCGATGAAATCACCCACGTCGTCAACTACGACCTGCCCAACCTTCCCGAGTCCTACGTGCACCGCATCGGACGCACCGCCCGCGCCGGCGCCTCTGGCACGGCCGTGTCGTTCTGCGACCAGGAGGAACTCGGCGATCTCAAGGCGATCGAGCGCCTCATCCGCCAGCAACTGGACGTCAGCGCCGACCACGCCGATCTGACGCAGGCGCCGCCGACTCATCAGCCGGCGGACTCTGAAGAGCGCCGCAGCAGCCAGTCGCAGCGCGGCAGGCGGTTCGGATCCAAGTCGGGGCCCGCGCAGCATGGAGGCGGGTCAAAGGCCGCCCGCTCGCGCGGCCCGCGCCGCCGGCGCACATCGCGCTCCGGCGCTTCGCGCTGA